The nucleotide window TCGGTCAGACCCTCACCGGCGACGGGCTGCCCGACCTCGAGGGCCGCAAGATCCGGGTCGACGGCGTTGGCCGGACCTCGGTCGCGGGCGTCTGGGCCGGCGGCGATTGTGCCAGCGGTGGCGATGATCTCACCGTGACGGCGGTGGCCGAGGGCCGCGACGCAGCCGAGGACATCCACGCGCAACTCATGGGGACGGCAGGCTGAGGCCGGCTGACGGAGGACAGGAACATGGCTGATCTGACAAGCAATTTCATCGGGATCAAATCCCCCAACCCCTTCTGGCTCGCCTCGGCGCCGCCGACGGACAAGGAATACAACGTGCGCCGCGCCTTCGAGGCCGGCTGGGGCGGCGTGGTCTGGAAGACCCTTGGCGAGGCGGGCCCGCCGGTGGTCAACGTCAACGGGCCGCGCTACGGCGCGATCTATGGCGCCGACCGTCGGCTGCTGGGACTCAACAACATCGAGCTCATCACCGACCGCCCGCTCGAGGTGAACCTGCGCGAGATGAAGGCGGTCAAGCGCGATTATCCGGACCGCGCGCTCATCGCCTCGATCATGGTGCCCTGCGAGGAAGAGGCCTGGAAGGCGATCCTGCCGCTGGTCGAGGAAACCGGCGCCGACGGGATCGAGCTGAACTGCGGCTGTCCGCACGGCATGTCCGAACGCGGCATGGGCGCGGCGGTGGGGCAGAACCCCGACCTGATCGAACAGATCACCCGCTGGTGCAAGCAGACGACCCGGATGCCGGTGATCGTCAAGCTGACCCCGAACATCACCGACGTGCGGCTGCCGGCGCAGGCCGCCAAGCGCGGCGGGGCGGATGCGGTCTCGCTGATCAACACGGTCAATTCCATCACCTCGGTGGATCTCGATCTCTTCGCACCGGAGCCGACCATCGACGGCAAGGGCAGCCATGGCGGCCTCTGCGGCCCGGCGGTAAAGCCGATGGCGCTGAACATGGTGGCCGAGATCGCCCGCAGCCCGGAGACCGCTGACCTGCCGATCTCGGGCATCGGTGGTGTGACCACGTGGAAGGACGCGGCCGAGTTCATGGCGCTGGGGGCCGGAAACGTGCAGGTCTGCACCGCGGCCATGACCTATGGCTTCAAGGTGGTCCAGGAGATGATCTCGGGCCTGTCGCAGTATCTCGACGAGAAGCAGATCGGGCTTCCCGACCTGGTCGGCCGTGCGATCCCGAACGTGAGCGACTGGCAGCACCTGAACCTCAACTACGTCAGCAAGGCGGTGATCGATCAGGATGCCTGTATCAAGTGCGGCCGTTGCTACGCGGCCTGCGAGGATACGTCCCACCAGGCCATCGCCATGTCCGAGGACCGGGTCTTCACGGTCAAGGACGAGGAGTGCGTCGCCTGCAACCTCTGTGTGAACGTCTGTCCGGTCGAAGATTGCATCACCATGGAACGCATGGCGCCGGGCCAGACCGATCCGCGCACCGGCAAGGTGGTTCAGGCCGAGCCGGCCGACTGGACCACGCACCCGAACAACCCGATGGCGAAGGTCGCCGCGGAATAAGATTTTTCGTCCGAAAAATCTTGCCCCAAGAAAATTCGTCCGAATTTTCTTGGGGTCACGACTGGCTGGTCTAGCAGTGCACCAAGAGGTGCGCGTCGTCGCAGATGATCAGGTACTGGTCGCCGCATTCGACGAGGTGAAAGCCCCGCGCTCGCACCTCTTCGAGCAGCGCTGCATATCCCAACTCGCGGTGCACATCCCGCTTCCTGCGGCGCACGATGCCGCCGGTCTTCACGGCCTTCGCCGAGAACAGCTGATTTTGCCATGCGGGGTTGTGCGGGGCGCTTCGGGAGGTGAGGGGTAGGACTTTCATATGCCCAGCGTTTCCCGATTCTGGTCAAGCAGACGTTGTTTCCGGGGTAAGAAGCTTGCGGAACAGCGTCTCGACATGGGCGTTCGCCGCATCCCAGCCCGAGGCTTCCCCGGGCACCAGAACGCGGATCTGGGCATCGAAGTCGGCATAGTGCTGGGTGATCGCCCAGATCGACAGGATCAACTGCGCGGGGTCCGATTTCGCCAGCCGCCCCTCGGCCATCCATTCCGCGATCAAGGCGCATTTCTCGTCGAACAGCGGCTTGAGGTCGCTTTCGAGATGCGGCCGCATCCGCGGCGCGCCCTGGATGATCTCGTTGGCGAAGAGCCGGCTTTCGCTGGGGTAGGCGCGGCTCATTTCCATCTTTCGCCGGACGTAGCCGATCACTTCCTCGAGCGGGATGCCGGCCGGGTCCATTTCGGCGAGCGGCGCCAGCCATTCCTCCATCAGCTTGCTCAGCAGGGCGACATGGATCGCCTCCTTGCCGTCGAAATAGTAGATGAGGTTCGGCTTCGACATGCCGGCCGCCTCGGCGATCTGGTCGAGAGTCGCGCCGCGATAGCCGTGCCGGGAAAATACCTCGAGCGCCGCCTCCATGATCCTTTTGCGGTTGCGCAACTGGATGCGACTGGGTTTCCTGACGGTGGTTTCTGGCATCTGGTTTCCTGTCCTGCCCGTTTTTCGGGCAGTGTCGCCCGCGATCCGCGCAATCGCCCGGCTGGCCCGGGACGTCAATTCTTGACTCGATCCGGACCGGTTGCAATCGTGCCTTTACCAAATGGTAAAAAACCGGCGTGCACCCCGGATGGGCTGCACAGCAGGCAAGCGACACAGGGAGAGCAAGATGGCGGCAACGGGCGAAAACCTCCGGATCGACGGTGACCGGCTTTGGGACAGCCTGATGGAAATGGCGAAGATCGGCCCGGGCGTGGCGGGCGGCAACAACCGCCAGACGCTGACGGACGAGGACGCCGAGGGCCGCGCGCTCTTCAAGCAGTGGTGCGACGACGCCGGGCTCAGCATGGGTGTCGACCAGATGGGCAGCATGTTCATGATGCGCGAGGGCACCGACCCGGACGCGCTGCCGGTTTACGTCGGTTCGCATCTCGACACGCAGCCGACCGGTGGCAAGTATGATGGCGTGCTGGGCGTGCTGGGCGCGCTCGAGGCGGTTCGGTCGATGAACGATCTCGGTATCAGGACGAAGCATCCGATCTGCGTGGTGAACTGGACCAACGAGGAAGGCGCGCGCTTCGCGCCGGCGATGATGGCGTCGGGGGTGTTCGCGGGCGTTCACACGCTCGACTACGCCTACGGGCGCACCGACCTGGACGGCAAGGCCTTCGGCGAGGAGCTCGAGCGCATCGGCTGGAAGGGCGAGGAAGAGGTGGGCGCGCGCAAGATGCATGCCTACTACGAGCTGCACATCGAGCAGGGCCCGATCCTCGAGGCCGAGGACAAGGACATCGGCGTGGTCACGCATTGCCAGGGCCTCTGGTGGCTGGAATTCACCCTGACGGGCCGCGAGGCGCACACCGGCTCGACGCCCATGGACATGCGGGTGAACGCGGGCCTCGCGGCGGCGCGGATCTTCGAGATGGTGCAGGAGGTCGCAATGGCCGCGCAGCCGGGGGCCGTCGGCGGCGTCGGGCAGATGCAGTTCTCGCCCAACTCGCGCAACGTGCTGCCGGGCAAGGTGGTCTTCACCGTCGACATCCGCTCGCCGGACCAGGAGAAGCTCGACGGGATGCGCGCCGAGATCGAGAAGCGCGCCGCCGCCATCTGTGACGAGATCGGCGTCGGCTGTGACGTCGAGGCGGTGGGCCATTTCGACCCGGTGACCTTCGATCCGGAGCTTGTCGGAAACGTGCGCAAGGCGGCCGAGGAGCTGGGATATTCGCACCGGGAGCTGATCTCGGGCGCGGGGCACGATGCCTGCTGGGCGGCCAAGGTGGCGCCCGCCACCATGGTGATGTGCCCCTGCGTGAAGGGCATCTCGCACAACGAGGCCGAGGAGATCTCGAAGGAGTGGGCGACCGCCGGCGCGGAGGTGCTCTTCCGCGCGGTGCTCGAGACTGCCGGGATCGTGGAGTGAGGCCGGGCCGGGTGGGGGCGCTGCCCCCACACCCCCGGGATATTTGAAGCCAGAAGAAGACCAGGGACACCCTGGCGCAGGGAGCAACAGAATGAGCAAAGTCATCAAGAACGGCACGGTCGTCACGGCCGATCTGACCTACAAGGCGGACGTGCTGGTCGAGGGGGGCAAGATCGTCGAGATCGGGCCCGACCTCGCGGGCGACGAGACGCTCGATGCGACCGGATGCTATGTCATGCCGGGCGGGATCGACCCGCATACCCATCTCGAGATGCCCTTCATGGGGACCTATTCCTCGGACGATTTCGAAAGCGGCACCCGTGCGGCGCTTGCCGGGGGCACCACGATGGTGGTGGATTTCGCGCTGCCGTCGCCGGGGCAGGGGCTGCTCGATGCGCTGCAGATGTGGGACAACAAGTCGACCCGCGCGCATTGCGACTACTCGTTCCACATGGCGATCACCTGGTGGTCGGAGCAGGTGTTCAACGAGATGGAGGCGGTGGTGCGCGATCGCGGCATCACCACCTTCAAGCACTTCATGGCCTACAAGGGCGCGCTGATGGTGAACGATGACGAGCTCTACGCGTCGTTCCAGCGCTGCGCCGAGCTGGGCGCGATCCCGATGGTGCATGCCGAGAACGGCGACGTGGTCGCGGAGCTTTCGGCGAAGCTGCTGGCGGCCGGCAACAACGGGCCCGAGGGGCATGCCTATTCGCGGCCGCCGCAGGTCGAGGGCGAGGCCACCAACCGCGCGATCATGATCGCCGACATGGCGGGCGTGCCGCTCTACGTGGTGCATGTCTCCTGCGAGGACAGCCACGAGGCCATCCGCCGGGCGCGGATGCAGGGCAAGCGCGTCTGGGGTGAGCCGCTGATCCAGCACCTGACGCTCGACGAGAGCGAGTATTTCGACAAGGACTGGGATCATGCCGCGCGCCGGGTGATGTCGCCGCCGTTCCGCAACAAGATGCACCAGGACAGCCTCTGGAACGGGCTGCAGAGTGGCTCGCTGTCGTGCGTCGCCACCGACCACTGTGCCTTTTCCACCGATCAGAAGCGCTACGGCGTGGGCGATTTCACCAAGATCCCCAACGGCACCGGCGGGCTCGAGGACCGCATCCCGATGCTCTGGACCTACGGCGTGGGCACCGGGCGGCTGACCCCGAACGAGTTCGTCGCGGCGACCTCGACCAACAGCGCGAAGATCCTCAACTGCTACCCGCGCAAGGGGGCGATCCTCGTCGGCGCGGACGCGGACATTCTCGTGCTCGATCCCGAGAAGACCAAGACCATCAGCGCTGCGACGCAGCAGTCGGCGATCGACTACAACGTCTTCGAGGGCAAGGAGGTCAAGGGACTGCCGCGCTTCGTGCTGACCCGCGGCCGTGTCGCGGTGATGGACGGCGAGATGCAGCCCGAGGAGGGCCACGGCCAGTTCGTCAAGCGCGAGCCCTCGGGCGCCGTGAACAAGGCGCTGTCGTCCTGGAAGGAGCTGACCGCGCCGCGCCCCGTCGAGCGCAGCGGCATTCCGGCAACCGGCGTTTGAGCCAGAACAGCAGATGCGGGAGCGCGGCACCGACCGCGCTTCCCACAACAAGAGAGAGCATGGCACCATGACCGGAAGCGCCATCATCGACGCGCGCGATGTCAGCCTGACCTTCCAGACAAACGACGGCCCCGTTCACGCCCTGCGCGACGTGAACCTGCAGGTGGAGAAGGGCGATTTCGTCTCCTTCATCGGGCCGTCCGGCTGCGGCAAGACCACTTTCCTGCGGGTCATGGCCGATCTCGAGCAGCCCACCGGCGGAGACATCCACGTCAACGGCGTCAGCCCCGAGGAGGCGCGCCGGCAGCGCGCCTACGGCTACGTCTTCCAGGCGGCGGGACTCTACCCGTGGCGGACCATCGGCGGCAACATCCGCCTGCCGCTCGAGATCATGGGCTACGACCGCTCGGTCCAGGCCCAGCGAGTGAAGGAGGTTCTGGAACTCGTCGACCTTGCGGGGTTCGAGAAGAAATATCCCTGGCAGCTGTCGGGGGGGATGCAGCAGCGCGCCTCGATCGCGCGGGCGCTGGCCTTCGAGGCCGACATCCTGCTGATGGACGAGCCCTTCGGCGCGCTCGACGAAATCGTCCGTGACCACCTCAACGAGCAGCTTCTGGCGCTCTGGGCGCGCACGCAGAAGACCATCTGCTTCGTGACCCACTCGATCCCCGAGGCGGTCTACCTGTCGACCAAGATCGTCGTGATGAGCCCGCGTCCGGGTCGGATCACCGACGTGATCGAGAGCCCGCTGCCGAAAGAGCGGCCGCTCGACATCCGCGACACGCCGGAATTCCTCGAGATCGCGCACCGCGTGCGCGAGGGGCTGCGGGCGGGGCATGCCTATGACTGAGGTCATGACGCCCCGCGCGGCCGGGCCCGGCGACGTGCCGGGCATTGCCGCCGTACTCAACCGCTGGATCGACGAGACGCCCTGGATGGAGCGGGCCAATGACGCGGAAACGCTCGAGGGATTCATCGCCGCCGCGCTGCCGGATCGCGAGATCTGGGTGCTCGGAGAGCCGATCGACGCCTACCTGTCGCTGAACGCCGAGACCGGCCAGATCGGCGCGCTCTACTGCACGCGCACCGGCGCGGGCTGCGGCAAGGCGCTGATGGACGAGGCCAAGCGCGGCCGCGACAGCCTGTGGCTGCACACCCATGTGCCGAACCGGCGCGCGCAGGCGTTCTACCGGCGCGAAGGCTTTGAGCAGGTGGGCGGCGAGATCGCTCCCGAGCCGCCCGAGACCGTTCCGGAACTGCGGATGGAGTGGCACCGATGAGAAACATCCTGCCTGTCCTGACCGTCATCGCCGCCATCGTCGTCATCTGGTATGGCGCCGCGGTCTGGCTCAACGCGCAGTGGGTACTTGACACAGCCGCGCGGCAGGACCGCGAGGTCGGCGCCGCCGAGCTGGTCATGGAGACCTGGAGCCAGGACAAGCCGCAGCTGCCGGCGCCGCACCAGGTGGTGACCGAGCTGTGGCAGACCACGGTCGAGAAGAACATCACCTCGAAGCGCAGCCTTGTCTACCATGCCTGGGTGACGCTCTCGGCGACGCTCGCGGGCTTCGGGCTGGGCACCGCGCTGGGCTTCGCGCTGGCGGTGGGGATCGTCTACATGCGGGTGATGGACATGTCCGTCATGCCGTGGGTGATCGCCAGCCAGACCATCCCCATCCTTGCCATCGCGCCGATGATCATCGTCGTGCTCAACGCGATGGGGCTGTCGGGGCTGCTGCCCAAGGCGATGATCTCGATGTACCTGAGTTTCTTCCCGGTCGTCGTCGGCATGGTGAAGGGCCTGCGCGCCCCGTCGCGGATGCAGCTAGACCAGATGCGGACGTGGAATGCGTCGAAGACGCAGGAGTTCTTCAAGCTGCGGCTGCCGTCGTCGATGCCCTATTTCTTCACCTCGCTGAAGATCGCCATGGCCGCAAGCCTCGTGGGGGCCATCGTGGGCGAGCTTCCGACCGGCGCGGTCGCGGGTCTTGGCGCCCGGCTGCTCGCGGGCAGCTACTACGGGCAGACCATCCAGATCTGGTCGGCGCTGTTCATGGCCGCCGCCGTCGCCGCGGCGATGGTCGGGCTCATCGGCTTCGTGCAGCGGCTGACCCTCAAGCGCATGGGAATGAACTGATGTGGATCGTGCTTGGCATTCTTGCATGGGCCGGCGGCTGGGCGCTGAACGTCTGGCTTGCGGGCCGCGCCCGCAGCCGGGCCACGGCGCTGGCCGTGCCGGTGATCTTCGGGCTGACGCTGATCTTCGTCTGGGAAGCGGCGGTGCGGGGCTTCGGCATCTCGCCGGTGCTGCTGCCGCCGCCCTCGGCGATCGTGGCCGAGATGGGCACCTCGAGCCATATCCTTTGGGAGGACTTCGTCCAGACCGTCATCAAGGGCGCGCTGACCGGCTTCGTCATCGGCTGCGCCGCGGCGCTCGGCACCGCCATCGTGGTCGACCGCTTCGACTTCCTGCGCCGGGGCCTGCTGCCGGTGGGCAACTTCGTCGCCGCGCTGCCGATCATCGGCATCGCGCCGATCCTCGTCATGTGGTTCGGGTTCGACTGGCAGTCGAAGGCGGCGGTCGTGGTGGTCATGGTGTTCTTCCCGATGCTGGTGAACACCGTCGAGGGGCTGCGAGACACCTCGGCAATGCAGCGCGACCTGATGCGGACCTACGCGGCGGGCTACTGGACGACCCTGCTGAAGCTGCGGCTTCCGGCGGCGATGCCCTTCATCTTCAACGGCTTGAAGCTCGCCACCACGCTGGCGCTGATCGGGGCCATCGTTGCCGAATTCTTCGGCTCTCCGATCAGGGGAATGGGCTTTCGCATTTCCACCAGCGTCGGGCTTCTTGCGCTCGATCTCGTGTGGGCTGAAATCGTGGTGGCGGCGATTGCCGGTTCGGCGTTCTATGGCGGTGTGGCACTGCTCGAGAAGGCCGTCACCTTCTGGCACCCCTCGCAACGGGGCCAAGGATAACAAAGACAACAGGACCTACGAGAAGACCAACATGGAGGTAACAATGAAAACCATCACCACACTGTCCGTCGCGGCAGGCATGGCGCTGGCCGCAGGCGCGGCGCAGGCGGCGGACGAGCTGTCGCTGCAGCTCAAGTGGGTCACGCAGGCACAGTTCGCGGGCTACTACGTGGCCGCCGACAAGGGCTTCTACGAAGAGGAAGATCTCGACGTCACCATCAAGCCCGGCGGTCCCGACATCGCCCCGGTGCAGGTGCTGCTGGGTGGCGGCGCCGACGTGATGGTCGACTGGCTGCCCTCGGCGCTGGCCGCACGCGAGAACGGCGCACCGATCGTCAACATCGCGCAGCCGTTCAAGTCGTCGGGCCTGATGCTCACCTGCCTCAAGGAGTCCGGCATCGAGAGCCCCGAGGACTTCCCGGGTCACACGCTCGGCACCTGGTTCTTCGGCAACGAGCTGCCGCTCTACAGCTGGATGTCGAAGCTCGGCTATCCGACCGACGGTTCCGAGGGTGGCGTCACCATCCAGAAGATCAACTTCAACGTCGATCCGCTGCTGCAGAAGCAGGTCGATTGCGCCACGACCATGACCTACAACGAGTACTGGCAGGTCATCGACGCAGGGCTCACGCCCGATGACCTCGTGGTCTTCAAGTATGAAGACGAGGGCATCTCGACGCTCGAGGACGGTCTCTACACCACCGAGGAGAACCTCGAGGACCCCGAGATGGTCGACAAGCTCACCCGCTTCGTGCGCGCCTCGATGAAGGGCTGGAAATATGCCGAGGAGAACCCAGACGAGGCGGCCGACATCGTGCTCGAAAACGACGCCACCGGCGCACAGACCGAGAAGCACCAGAAGCGCATGATGGGCGAGATCGCCAAGCTGACCGCCGGTTCCAACGGTGCGCTCGACCCGGCAGACTTCGAGCGCACGGTCGAGGTGCTGATGTCGGCGGGGGCCGCTCCGGTGATCACCAAGGATCCGGGCGATGCCGCCTGGACGCACGAGATCACCGACGAGGCGCTCGACTGAGCCAAGGCCCTGTGGGCGGGCTCACGCCCTGCCTGATGGCGAAGAAATACGGGGTGGCCTGAATGGGCCACCCCGCTTTCGTTCTGAAATGCGATATCGAAACGTCGAGGCGGTCGGGGTTGGGGACATGCCTTACCGGACCTGACACTTGCTTCTCAATGAACGGGGCGACTCGTAGCCCGGAGCTGTGACAGCCCCGTGACGTCCCGATGAAGAGTTCTCCCCGGACAATCCTCAGCGCGAGATAAGTGCGAGCAGATCCTCTGTGCGGAAGGGGCGGTGCAGCACCTCGTAGCCGTCTGCCTCGCCATGTTCCTCGGCGTCGAGGCCCATCAGCACGAGCCGCGCGCCGGTCTGGCGCAGCGCCTGCCCGAAGTCCGAGCTCACCGCATCTTTCGGCGACAGCGAGACCACCGCCAGCGCAAGACGCGGCATCTGCGCAAGCAGTGCCTGCGCGGACGGGCGATCTTCTGCAGTCGCGATCCTTGCGCCGGGATGCGCCTCTCCGAGGGTGGTCGTGATGTCCAGAGCCACGAGAGGGTCATTCACGGCAACGAGAAATGACGGATGCAGGCTTGTGCTATCTTCCGGGGTCATGGTGTCCTTACGATGATGCAAGGCTGCGTATGGAACAGATCGGGGCGTGCGGCATTAAACCATGACGTATCAAGCTACGGATTTTTGAACATGAAGGCGATTTCCTGCAAAACCTGCCCGCTTCAGGAGTGCGAGCTTCTATTGCCGCACGACCATGAACGAAAGTCGTTTCTCGAGGACTTCAAAGCCGGCGAGATGACCGTGGAGCCGGGCACACAGATCCTTCTCGAAGGGGCGATGACACCCAATCTCTACACTGTCCTCGACGGTATGGGGTTGCGCGACAAGACGTTGCGGGATGGGCGCCGGCAGGTCATCAACTTCGTGATGCCCGGCGATTTTCTCGGGCTTCAGGCCGGCGTCATGGGAGAAATGACCAACTCGGTCGAGGCGGTGACGCCGATGCGGCTCTGCGTGTTCCGGCGCGATGACCTGTGGACGCTGTTCCGCAACCAGCCGGAACTGTCCTATGCGCTGACATGGATCGCGGCGGCTGAGGAGCATTTCCTCGGAGAGACCATCGCGACGCTGGGCCAGCGGGATGGCAAGGAGCGAATCGCCTGGGCGCTGCTCAAGCTGTTCCAGCGGATGCAGGGTCTGGGTCTGGGCGAGAATCGCCGCGTGCCGCTGCCCTTCCGGCAGCAGGATCTCGCGGATGCGCTGGGGCTGTCACTGGTCCACACCAACAAGACCCTCGCGCGCCTGCGTTCCGAAGGCGTGGCGAACTGGAGCAACGGCCACCTGACGGTGCCGGACGCAGAAGCACTCGCGACGGTGGCCGTCACCGACCCGGAGCCGGTGCAGAAGCGGCCGTTCCTCTAGGTCAGCGACGCAGCGTGTCGCCGTAGGTGATCTTGGGCGTCATCTCGATGATCTTGTCGAAGGAGGCATCGGCGTCCTCGACCCGGGCCGCGATGATTTCGGCAGCCTTCCTGCCGATCTGGTCGCGGCAGGCATCCATCGTGGCCAGCTTGCGCGGCAGTCCCTGCAGCAGCTCGACCCCGTTGAAGCCCGCAAGGCCGATGTCGGCGGGAATGTCGCGCCCCTGTTCGAGCAGGTAGAGCAGGCCGCCCGCGCCGATCATGTCGTTCGAATAGTAGAGGAAGTCGAGCTCGGGCTCGCGCTCGAGGATGTCGCGGGTCATCTCGCGGCCTTTCGCAAGCGCCGATCCGCCGGAGTAGAACTCCTGTTCCATGACCTCGACGCCGCCCTTGGCGAGCGCCTCGGTGAAGCCTTCGAACCGCTTCCGGGCCCGGTAGTCGAGCGGCATCTTGGTGCCGAGAAAGCCGATCTTCTGGTAGCCCGCCTTGAGAATGGCCCGGGCCATCTCGCGGCCGGCGCGGCGATGGCTGATGCCCACGGCGGTGTCGATCGGCGTGCCGTCGGTATCCATGATCTCGACAACGGGGATGCCGCTGGCCTTGAGCATCGCCTTCGACGCCTCGGTGTGCTCGATCCCGGCAATGATCACGCCCGAGGGGCGCCACGACAGCATCTCGTAGAGGACGCGCTCTTCCTTCTCCGGCAGGTAGTCGGTCACGCCGACTACCGGCTGAAGCTCGGTGTCCTCGAGCACGCCCGAGATGCCGGCCATGACCTCGGGGAAGACCATGTTGCGCATCGAGGGGATGATGACCGCCACGAGGTTCACCCGCTGGCTGGCGAGCGCACCGGCGATCTTGTTCGGGACGTAGCCCAGCGTCTTCGCGGCCTCGAGCACCTTGGCACGGGTCGCCTCCGAGACGTCCCCCCTGTTGCGCAAGACCCGGCTGACGGTCATTTCGGATACGCCGGATGCTTCGGATACATCCCGAAGGGTCAACGGGCGGGGATCGTCATCTGCCACGGACTGGGCCTCCTCAACGCAGTAAACAGTTGCATTGTTAGCCTTTTGTCCGGGACAGGCAAGCCGCGTGTGCTGCCTGCGGGAAATTCGCGCAGGGAGATGACAAACTGTGCGGCAGGCGTTAAGGGGAGCAACAGCGGTCCCGTGGCTCAACTGGATAGAGCAGCCCCCTCCTAAGGGGCAGGTTGCAGGTTCGAATCCTGCCGGGATCGCCATTATATCAATGGCTTAGCGCGGCTCATGGGGTTTTATTTTCGGTTCGTTGAACCAGTTCCGGGCCTCCAAACTCCAGCGAACCGGCGGCTCGGCGCAGATAATCGGGGCTGAATCGGGCGTAGGTGCTGCGGGTGATGTTCGGGTTGCTGTGCCCGAGGTATTCCGCGATCTCCTCGATCGGCACCCCGGCCTCTGCCATGAAACGTCCGGCGGTGCGGCGCAGGTCATGTGGTGTGCAATGCTCGATCCCGGCGCGCTCGACTGCGGCATTGAAGCCGGTCTTGATCGACCCCACGCGGCGCCCGCCCCATTCGATCACGAAGTCGGATCTCGCCGCCTCCCGCGCGACCGAGAGCGCCGCCATGAGCGTGTCGTTGATCGGCACGGTGGCGCGGCCCTTGCGCGGGCCAATATCGGTGGTGGCCAGCTTGATCATGCGCCGGTCCAGGTCGACACGGTTCCAGGTCAACTCGAGCAGCGCGCCGATGCGCCCGGCGGTCGTGAGCATCAGCAGCATGGCAAGCCGGATGTGCGGCTCGCCCGCGGCGGCCAGAAGCTTTTCCA belongs to Salipiger profundus and includes:
- a CDS encoding ABC transporter ATP-binding protein; translated protein: MTGSAIIDARDVSLTFQTNDGPVHALRDVNLQVEKGDFVSFIGPSGCGKTTFLRVMADLEQPTGGDIHVNGVSPEEARRQRAYGYVFQAAGLYPWRTIGGNIRLPLEIMGYDRSVQAQRVKEVLELVDLAGFEKKYPWQLSGGMQQRASIARALAFEADILLMDEPFGALDEIVRDHLNEQLLALWARTQKTICFVTHSIPEAVYLSTKIVVMSPRPGRITDVIESPLPKERPLDIRDTPEFLEIAHRVREGLRAGHAYD
- the preA gene encoding NAD-dependent dihydropyrimidine dehydrogenase subunit PreA; protein product: MADLTSNFIGIKSPNPFWLASAPPTDKEYNVRRAFEAGWGGVVWKTLGEAGPPVVNVNGPRYGAIYGADRRLLGLNNIELITDRPLEVNLREMKAVKRDYPDRALIASIMVPCEEEAWKAILPLVEETGADGIELNCGCPHGMSERGMGAAVGQNPDLIEQITRWCKQTTRMPVIVKLTPNITDVRLPAQAAKRGGADAVSLINTVNSITSVDLDLFAPEPTIDGKGSHGGLCGPAVKPMALNMVAEIARSPETADLPISGIGGVTTWKDAAEFMALGAGNVQVCTAAMTYGFKVVQEMISGLSQYLDEKQIGLPDLVGRAIPNVSDWQHLNLNYVSKAVIDQDACIKCGRCYAACEDTSHQAIAMSEDRVFTVKDEECVACNLCVNVCPVEDCITMERMAPGQTDPRTGKVVQAEPADWTTHPNNPMAKVAAE
- the hydA gene encoding dihydropyrimidinase, with protein sequence MSKVIKNGTVVTADLTYKADVLVEGGKIVEIGPDLAGDETLDATGCYVMPGGIDPHTHLEMPFMGTYSSDDFESGTRAALAGGTTMVVDFALPSPGQGLLDALQMWDNKSTRAHCDYSFHMAITWWSEQVFNEMEAVVRDRGITTFKHFMAYKGALMVNDDELYASFQRCAELGAIPMVHAENGDVVAELSAKLLAAGNNGPEGHAYSRPPQVEGEATNRAIMIADMAGVPLYVVHVSCEDSHEAIRRARMQGKRVWGEPLIQHLTLDESEYFDKDWDHAARRVMSPPFRNKMHQDSLWNGLQSGSLSCVATDHCAFSTDQKRYGVGDFTKIPNGTGGLEDRIPMLWTYGVGTGRLTPNEFVAATSTNSAKILNCYPRKGAILVGADADILVLDPEKTKTISAATQQSAIDYNVFEGKEVKGLPRFVLTRGRVAVMDGEMQPEEGHGQFVKREPSGAVNKALSSWKELTAPRPVERSGIPATGV
- a CDS encoding ABC transporter permease — protein: MWIVLGILAWAGGWALNVWLAGRARSRATALAVPVIFGLTLIFVWEAAVRGFGISPVLLPPPSAIVAEMGTSSHILWEDFVQTVIKGALTGFVIGCAAALGTAIVVDRFDFLRRGLLPVGNFVAALPIIGIAPILVMWFGFDWQSKAAVVVVMVFFPMLVNTVEGLRDTSAMQRDLMRTYAAGYWTTLLKLRLPAAMPFIFNGLKLATTLALIGAIVAEFFGSPIRGMGFRISTSVGLLALDLVWAEIVVAAIAGSAFYGGVALLEKAVTFWHPSQRGQG
- a CDS encoding TetR family transcriptional regulator C-terminal domain-containing protein, coding for MPETTVRKPSRIQLRNRKRIMEAALEVFSRHGYRGATLDQIAEAAGMSKPNLIYYFDGKEAIHVALLSKLMEEWLAPLAEMDPAGIPLEEVIGYVRRKMEMSRAYPSESRLFANEIIQGAPRMRPHLESDLKPLFDEKCALIAEWMAEGRLAKSDPAQLILSIWAITQHYADFDAQIRVLVPGEASGWDAANAHVETLFRKLLTPETTSA
- a CDS encoding ABC transporter permease, coding for MRNILPVLTVIAAIVVIWYGAAVWLNAQWVLDTAARQDREVGAAELVMETWSQDKPQLPAPHQVVTELWQTTVEKNITSKRSLVYHAWVTLSATLAGFGLGTALGFALAVGIVYMRVMDMSVMPWVIASQTIPILAIAPMIIVVLNAMGLSGLLPKAMISMYLSFFPVVVGMVKGLRAPSRMQLDQMRTWNASKTQEFFKLRLPSSMPYFFTSLKIAMAASLVGAIVGELPTGAVAGLGARLLAGSYYGQTIQIWSALFMAAAVAAAMVGLIGFVQRLTLKRMGMN
- a CDS encoding GNAT family N-acetyltransferase; its protein translation is MTEVMTPRAAGPGDVPGIAAVLNRWIDETPWMERANDAETLEGFIAAALPDREIWVLGEPIDAYLSLNAETGQIGALYCTRTGAGCGKALMDEAKRGRDSLWLHTHVPNRRAQAFYRREGFEQVGGEIAPEPPETVPELRMEWHR
- a CDS encoding Zn-dependent hydrolase, which gives rise to MAATGENLRIDGDRLWDSLMEMAKIGPGVAGGNNRQTLTDEDAEGRALFKQWCDDAGLSMGVDQMGSMFMMREGTDPDALPVYVGSHLDTQPTGGKYDGVLGVLGALEAVRSMNDLGIRTKHPICVVNWTNEEGARFAPAMMASGVFAGVHTLDYAYGRTDLDGKAFGEELERIGWKGEEEVGARKMHAYYELHIEQGPILEAEDKDIGVVTHCQGLWWLEFTLTGREAHTGSTPMDMRVNAGLAAARIFEMVQEVAMAAQPGAVGGVGQMQFSPNSRNVLPGKVVFTVDIRSPDQEKLDGMRAEIEKRAAAICDEIGVGCDVEAVGHFDPVTFDPELVGNVRKAAEELGYSHRELISGAGHDACWAAKVAPATMVMCPCVKGISHNEAEEISKEWATAGAEVLFRAVLETAGIVE